TATGCAGCTGAACGATCGTAATTATCTTTGAGATAACCGTAGACTCAAGCTTTGCGTCCCTAGGTTTGCCCATTTATTGTATTGTATTGACCATGTCGAATAGAGGTAGCACCATGGCAATAACGATGAATCCAATGAGGAGCGCCATGACAACGATCAAGATTGGCTCCATCAAGGTAGTCATTCTCTGTAGTGCCGTTTCTACTTCTTCATCATAAAAGTCTGCTGTCTTATTTAAGATATCGTCCAAAGTTCCAGATTCCTCCCCTATTTTTATCATAGAATCCACCATTGGAGGAAATACCTTCATATCATGAATGGCTTTTGATAATGGAATTCCTTTCCGTACATTTTCAGAAGCTACAGTCAATTTGTCCAACACTACGGTATTGCCTACGACTCTGCTTACCACATCCATGGCTTGAAGAAGAGGAATACCACTATCCATTAAAGTGGATAAAGTTCGAGTAAACCTTGAAGTAATGATTTTGATATTCGTATTTTTCACTATAGGCACTGTAATCTTTAGGGTATCAAAAAAACGCCTACCTTCAGCGGACTTCATAAACATCATCGAGCCCACAGTAATTATTATACTAAAAAAAATAAATATATACCAGTATTTTGTCATCCAATTGCTTATATTTAACAATAATAATGTAAGCTGTGGTAAAGCCTGTCCACTGGCCTCGAACATACCCACAAAAGTTGGCATAACACCTACCAACATAAATATAACGACGGCGACTGTAACAACGGATAGTACAGCAGGATACATAAATGCAGATTTTATTTTATTTTCCAGTTTATTTTCCTTTTCAAAGTGTATGGCCATTCGCTCCATTATGGTGTCTAAATTACCGCTGACCTCTCCCGCTTCCACCATATTGATAAGAAGAGGCGGAAAGACCTTGGTGTGTTTCTTCATACTCTCTGATAAGGCAAACCCCTTTTGAACGTTTTCACCCAAGGTTTCCAAGGCTTTTATAAGGCTTTTATTTTCCGTTTGTTTCTCTAGTATCTCCATACATTTTACGATACCAATGCCTGCATTGAGCATCGTATAGAACTGCCTACAGAACACGGCGAGATCTTTTTTCCCTACCTTTGCCGAAAATATATGGACCTCTGTCACAGTGCCAGAATCCTTCTCTATGGAAATGGGTAAGTAATTGTTTCCTTTCAGCATTGCAAGTACATCGGCTTCGT
Above is a genomic segment from Alkaliphilus oremlandii OhILAs containing:
- a CDS encoding type II secretion system F family protein — protein: MIYKYKAISQRGESIEGFFEGNDEADVLAMLKGNNYLPISIEKDSGTVTEVHIFSAKVGKKDLAVFCRQFYTMLNAGIGIVKCMEILEKQTENKSLIKALETLGENVQKGFALSESMKKHTKVFPPLLINMVEAGEVSGNLDTIMERMAIHFEKENKLENKIKSAFMYPAVLSVVTVAVVIFMLVGVMPTFVGMFEASGQALPQLTLLLLNISNWMTKYWYIFIFFSIIITVGSMMFMKSAEGRRFFDTLKITVPIVKNTNIKIITSRFTRTLSTLMDSGIPLLQAMDVVSRVVGNTVVLDKLTVASENVRKGIPLSKAIHDMKVFPPMVDSMIKIGEESGTLDDILNKTADFYDEEVETALQRMTTLMEPILIVVMALLIGFIVIAMVLPLFDMVNTIQ